One genomic region from Blastococcus sp. Marseille-P5729 encodes:
- the fabI gene encoding enoyl-ACP reductase FabI has translation MPGILEGKRLLITGVLTEASIAFAAARIAQEEGAEIVLSNFGRGLSLTRRIAKRLPQEPPVVELDVTDDEQLATLARRVGEHVDQLDGVLHAIGFAPQEALGDDFAQTSWEHVQTAFHVSTWSFAALTHACLPLFGERASVVGLDFDNSTTAWPVYGWMGVAKAGLESTSRYLARELGSRGVRVNLVAAGPLRSMAMKSIPGSVAFEDAWEKRAPLGWSVTDTEPSGRACVALLSDWFPATTGELIHVDGGYHAVGA, from the coding sequence ATGCCCGGAATCCTCGAAGGCAAGCGCCTGCTCATCACCGGCGTCCTGACGGAGGCGTCGATCGCCTTCGCGGCCGCCCGGATCGCGCAGGAGGAAGGCGCTGAGATCGTTCTGTCGAACTTCGGTCGCGGACTGTCGCTGACCCGGCGGATCGCCAAGCGGCTGCCGCAGGAGCCGCCGGTCGTCGAGCTCGACGTCACGGACGACGAGCAGCTCGCCACCCTGGCCAGACGGGTCGGCGAGCACGTCGACCAGCTGGACGGCGTCCTGCACGCGATCGGGTTTGCACCGCAAGAGGCGCTGGGCGACGACTTCGCGCAGACGTCGTGGGAGCACGTGCAGACCGCCTTTCACGTCTCGACGTGGTCGTTCGCAGCACTCACCCACGCCTGTCTGCCGCTGTTCGGGGAGAGGGCCAGCGTCGTTGGGCTCGACTTCGACAACTCCACGACGGCCTGGCCGGTATACGGCTGGATGGGCGTGGCCAAGGCCGGCTTGGAGAGCACGTCGCGCTACCTGGCACGTGAGCTCGGATCCCGTGGGGTGCGGGTGAACCTGGTGGCCGCAGGACCGCTGCGCAGCATGGCGATGAAGTCGATCCCGGGCTCGGTCGCCTTCGAGGATGCCTGGGAGAAGCGCGCTCCGCTGGGATGGAGCGTCACCGACACCGAGCCCTCGGGACGCGCCTGCGTGGCGCTGTTGTCGGACTGGTTCCCGGCGACGACAGGCGAGCTGATCCACGTGGACGGCGGCTATCACGCCGTGGGTGCCTGA